From the Musa acuminata AAA Group cultivar baxijiao chromosome BXJ3-7, Cavendish_Baxijiao_AAA, whole genome shotgun sequence genome, one window contains:
- the LOC135642147 gene encoding MND1-interacting protein 1-like: MSPTIIPQSSRTQSLPDPNTDRAPPSLMGSNARDKSVRGGRKARRAPKHAPESAASAPAPSFPAHPAAPSADPDPHHCSASPNPNPIPGGYDDDGGWGCCTEEQLEELLLKNLDFFYREAIARVVSMGYDEEAALRAVLCNGRCYGSSDVVSNIVQNAVAHLTAPPPPPPRAAHQDPSAVAAVPGNGFADLRHLQEYSLAEMVCLLLQVRPNLTRGDAMWCLLMSDLHVGRASTIEIPVPSAAAYPSTAPPLAPVAVPTTAGGAIGEFTPAVNLCKFHAATVTAAASVSNGNAADPIQPSMKPAPRRPASTFPTASGFRPFIKPPARPAASDLASEDEQLKEYIASARDRVENGSLDTGVVNSVLKALEGMSLEDNGVEDPKKEMILDVIRQIRDLEAQVKERQEWAQQKALQAARKLSNDLTELKVLRMEREENQRLKNGKQALEDTTMKRLSEMENALKKVSGQVDRANAVVRQLETENAEIRAEIEASKLSASESERTCTEVSRREKKCLKKLVAWEKQREKMLGEISSEKKKIVQMQQQLDEVRAATKEYEMKWKQEIKAKEQAIVLAEEERQAKEAAKVNASRRHEALRRKIEIDYQRHKDDIQRLEEELARLKATAGSTVVITPPANSLRTTNADVKAPKEANVKAPTGFSKPQDSSNKLNRCRACMICKKDEVSVVFLPCSHQVVCACCNEDHEKKGKGSCPCCNVRIEERIRVYGASS; this comes from the exons GGATAAATCGGTGCGTGGCGGCCGGAAGGCTCGCCGCGCCCCCAAGCACGCGCCGGAGTCCGCTGCCTCCGCGCCCGCCCCTTCCTTCCCCGCTCACCCTGCTGCTCCCTCGGCTGATCCGGATCCCCACCATTGCTCCGCcagccccaaccctaaccctatccCGGGCGGCTACGATGACGACGGCGGATGGGGCTGCTGCACGGAGGAGCAACTGGAGGAACTCCTCCTCAAGAACCTCGACTTCTTCTACAGAGAGGCCATCGCGCGGGTCGTGTCGATGGGCTACGACGAGGAGGCCGCGCTCCGCGCTGTCCTCTGCAATGGCCGCTGCTACGGGTCGTCGGATGTTGTCTCAAACATCGTCCAGAATGCCGTGGCCCATCTCACCGctccccctccgccgccgccgcgggcGGCCCACCAGGATCCCTCTGCCGTCGCAGCCGTGCCCGGGAACGGGTTCGCCGATCTCCGCCACCTCCAGGAGTATTCCCTCGCCGAGATGGTCTGCCTCCTCCTTCAGGTGCGCCCCAATCTCACTCGTGGTGATGCCATGTGGTGCCTATTGATGAGCGACCTGCACGTCGGCCGCGCTAGCACCATAGAGATCCCGGTACCGTCTGCCGCCGCCTACCCCTCCACCGCCCCTCCCTTGGCCCCTGTCGCTGTCCCCACCACTGCTGGCGGTGCTATCGGCGAGTTTACTCCTGCTGTTAATCTTTGCAAGTTTCATGCGGCCACCGTCACGGCTGCCGCTTCCGTCAGCAATGGTAATGCTGCTGATCCAATCCAGCCTTCTATGAAACCCGCCCCGAGGCGTCCTGCCTCCACATTTCCTACTGCTTCAGGTTTTCGCCCTTTCATAAAGCCACCTGCACGTCCAGCGGCCTCTGATTTGGCTTCAGAGGATGAACAACTGAAGGAGTATATTGCTTCTGCTCGCGATAGAGTGGAGAATGGCTCCCTGGACACTGGTGTCGTGAATTCTGTGCTCAAGGCTTTGGAAGGCATGAGCCTAGAGGACAACGGCGTGGAGGATCCAAAAAAAGAGATGATCTTGGATGTCATTCGCCAAATTCGGGACCTCGAGGCTCAGGTGAAGGAGCGCCAAGAGTGGGCTCAGCAGAAAGCATTGCAGGCTGCTCGCAAGCTGAGCAATGACCTaacggagctgaaggtgctgaggATGGAAAGGGAGGAAAACCAGCGTCTGAAGAATGGGAAGCAGGCATTGGAGGACACAACTATGAAACGATTGTCTGAGATGGAGAATGCACTAAAGAAGGTGAGTGGGCAGGTGGACCGAGCAAATGCTGTGGTCCGGCAGCTAGAAACAGAGAACGCAGAGATAAGAGCTGAAATAGAGGCTTCCAAGCTGAGCGCATCAGAGTCTGAAAGGACATGCACCGAAGTGTCAAGGAGGGAGAAGAAATGCCTTAAAAAACTGGTAGCTTGGGAGAAGCAGAGGGAGAAGATGCTGGGGGAAATTTCTTCGGAGAAGAAGAAGATCGTGCAGATGCAGCAACAGTTGGATGAAGTCCGGGCTGCAACAAAGGAATATGAG atgaaatggaagcaagaaaTAAAGGCCAAAGAACAAGCCATTGTGCTGGCTGAGGAAGAACGTCAAGCCAAGGAAGCTGCTAAGGTCAACGCCAGCAGAAGACATGAAGCACTGCGACGAAAAATAGAAATAGATTATCAACGCCACAAGGACGATATTCAGAGGCTTGAGGAAGAGCTTGCTCGTCTCAAGGCAACTGCAGGATCAACTGTGGTGATCACTCCACCGGCAAATTCTTTGAGGACAACAAATGCAGATGTTAAGGCACCTAAAGAGGCCAATGTGAAAGCACCCACTGGGTTCAGTAAACCACAAGACTCATCTAACAAACTCAACCGCTGCAGGGCATGCATGATCTGCAAGAAGGATGAAGTTTCAGTCGTCTTCTTACCATGTTCTCATCAGGTTGTATGTGCATGTTGCAATGAGGACCATGAGAAGAAGGGCAAGGGTAGTTGCCCTTGCTGCAATGTCAGGATTGAGGAGAGGATTAGGGTTTATGGTGCCAGCTCTTAG